One genomic window of bacterium includes the following:
- a CDS encoding ROK family protein, protein MIGVDLGGTNIVSAVVDEKGRVLGKDKRKTMASLGPAGVIERIAQSVRAASAASGLPWASHKAVGIGSPGPLDSKRGVILYTPNLNWRNVPLTAILKKKLGKKVFLDNDANLAALGESWIGAGKGEKVVLCVTLGTGVGGGLIVDGRIFQGAAGVSNHIGHIVIHPDGPKAPYGNRGILEQYVSATGIVRLATEAGIKPPKGQPLEAHTFQKMAEAGDKRVLKVYDRAGRILGVGLTSAIHLLNPSVVIFSGGVAGAGNLLWKPMKKELQERCFKSHLKGLKFRMAKLGDNMGAVGAARLAWQELF, encoded by the coding sequence GTGATCGGCGTGGACTTGGGCGGGACGAACATCGTCTCGGCGGTGGTGGACGAAAAGGGACGGGTGCTGGGCAAGGACAAGCGCAAGACCATGGCGTCCTTGGGTCCGGCCGGTGTCATCGAGCGCATCGCGCAAAGCGTCCGGGCGGCCAGCGCGGCCAGCGGACTTCCTTGGGCCTCCCATAAGGCGGTGGGGATCGGTTCTCCAGGGCCGCTCGATTCCAAACGCGGTGTCATCCTCTACACCCCCAACCTCAACTGGCGCAACGTTCCCCTGACGGCGATCCTTAAGAAAAAGCTGGGCAAGAAGGTCTTCCTGGACAACGACGCCAACCTGGCCGCCTTGGGCGAAAGTTGGATCGGGGCGGGCAAGGGCGAGAAAGTGGTCCTTTGCGTGACCCTGGGCACGGGAGTGGGCGGCGGGCTCATCGTGGACGGCCGGATCTTCCAGGGCGCCGCGGGGGTCAGCAACCATATCGGCCATATCGTCATCCATCCGGACGGGCCCAAGGCCCCTTATGGCAACCGGGGTATCCTGGAACAATACGTTTCCGCCACCGGCATCGTCCGGCTGGCCACGGAGGCGGGCATCAAGCCCCCCAAGGGCCAACCCCTGGAGGCCCACACTTTCCAGAAAATGGCCGAGGCGGGGGACAAGAGGGTCCTCAAGGTCTATGACCGGGCCGGAAGGATCCTGGGCGTGGGGCTTACCAGCGCCATCCATCTCCTGAACCCCAGCGTCGTTATCTTCAGCGGGGGTGTCGCCGGGGCAGGGAACCTGCTTTGGAAGCCCATGAAGAAGGAACTTCAGGAACGCTGCTTCAAGTCCCACCTAAAAGGCCTGAAATTCCGCATGGCGAAATTGGGCGACAATATGGGTGCCGTCGGGGCGGCCAGGCTCGCCTGGCAGGAACTTTTTTAG
- a CDS encoding DUF4912 domain-containing protein: protein MPRKKKETSETKPATPRKRRTAPAATDKAGAKAAPKPRARKAAAPKKASVEPKVVKAPKPKKEKAVQEPAGPALRRLPRKGETQMVAFVRDPNCIFTYWEVTPESAEEVRRQLMEEYPNSVMVLRLLRQDANGQMQLVQEIRVKPGEMNRYVDLAGDPGNFVVEIAQKAPSGKTVVYARSKPVHTGPGAPWTPGQVPDLLGAPGEEIPRAFLDYFEEGEVESVRTHPAGVISSAEAFRLEVLRRKGREDRYAASRHQ, encoded by the coding sequence ATGCCCCGTAAAAAGAAAGAGACTTCCGAAACAAAACCCGCCACACCCCGCAAACGAAGGACGGCTCCGGCCGCCACCGACAAGGCGGGAGCCAAGGCCGCTCCCAAACCCCGGGCCCGCAAGGCCGCCGCGCCGAAAAAAGCATCGGTCGAACCCAAGGTGGTGAAGGCCCCGAAGCCCAAGAAGGAAAAGGCCGTCCAGGAACCCGCCGGTCCCGCTCTACGCCGCCTGCCCCGCAAGGGCGAGACCCAGATGGTGGCCTTCGTGCGGGATCCCAACTGCATCTTCACCTACTGGGAAGTGACCCCGGAGAGCGCCGAGGAGGTCCGGCGCCAGTTGATGGAGGAATATCCCAACAGCGTCATGGTCCTGCGCCTGCTGCGCCAGGATGCCAACGGCCAGATGCAACTGGTCCAGGAGATCCGGGTGAAGCCCGGGGAGATGAACCGTTACGTGGACCTGGCGGGCGACCCGGGCAATTTCGTGGTGGAGATCGCCCAGAAGGCCCCCTCGGGCAAGACGGTCGTTTACGCCCGCTCCAAGCCGGTGCACACGGGCCCGGGCGCGCCCTGGACGCCCGGGCAGGTCCCGGACCTTTTGGGCGCCCCGGGCGAGGAGATCCCCCGGGCTTTCCTCGACTATTTCGAGGAAGGGGAAGTGGAAAGCGTCCGCACCCACCCGGCCGGTGTCATTTCCTCCGCCGAGGCCTTCCGCCTGGAGGTCCTGCGCCGCAAGGGCCGCGAGGACCGTTACGCCGCTTCCCGTCATCAATAA
- a CDS encoding 1,4-alpha-glucan branching protein domain-containing protein, producing the protein MTHPSPSPQGYVALVLHGHLPFVRHPEHEHFLEENWFYEALLETYLPLLEVFEGLVRDQVPFRLTLSISPTLLSMCGDPLLQKRALRHLDLLLGLARKEKKRLAGEPAFSPVIGMYLSKLERYRRDLEEKYRGNVAEGFKRFQDLGHLEIITCGATHGYLPLLASREAAARAQVRTALEVHEEFFGNPSRGFWLPECGYQPGLESVFEGTPVRYTFVDSHGLLQAAPRPLAATFAPVRTSSGTVFFGRDALSSKQVWSSKEGYPGHPDYREFYRDAGFDLSEEELAPFLKPEGLRRFSGLKYFRVTGSGDGKEPYDPGKALERVREHARHFLDQRLQEARKVAPAMDRPPLMACLYDAELFGHWWYEGPEFLADLFRQNQAQGSPLDFITPSDYLERHPDLQTTQPGFSSWGLGGYSEVWLNPNNDWIYPALAEACDEMVRLSQLHPKARGTIQRALDQAARELLLAQASDWAFMLHTGNHAPYAEWRVKTHLTRFRLLQEGILHHSLEEGFLRELEGKDNLFPGLDHRVFLP; encoded by the coding sequence ATGACCCATCCCAGCCCTTCCCCCCAAGGCTATGTGGCCCTTGTCCTTCACGGCCACCTGCCCTTCGTCCGCCATCCGGAGCATGAACATTTCCTCGAGGAGAACTGGTTCTACGAGGCGCTGTTGGAGACCTATCTGCCCCTTTTGGAGGTCTTCGAGGGCCTGGTCCGCGACCAGGTCCCCTTCCGCCTGACCCTTTCCATCTCCCCGACGCTCCTTTCGATGTGCGGGGATCCGCTCCTCCAAAAAAGGGCCCTACGGCACTTGGACCTGCTCTTGGGGCTGGCCCGGAAGGAGAAGAAAAGGCTCGCGGGAGAGCCCGCCTTCTCCCCGGTGATCGGCATGTATCTCTCAAAGCTGGAGCGTTACCGTCGGGACCTCGAGGAAAAATACCGGGGCAACGTCGCCGAGGGATTCAAGCGCTTCCAGGACCTGGGCCACCTGGAGATCATCACTTGCGGGGCCACCCATGGTTACCTGCCGCTCCTGGCTTCCCGGGAGGCGGCGGCGCGGGCCCAGGTGAGGACCGCCCTGGAGGTCCATGAGGAGTTCTTCGGGAACCCGTCCCGGGGCTTCTGGCTCCCCGAGTGCGGCTATCAGCCCGGCCTGGAGTCCGTTTTCGAGGGGACCCCGGTCCGCTATACCTTTGTGGATTCCCATGGCCTGCTCCAAGCCGCGCCCCGGCCCCTGGCCGCCACTTTCGCCCCCGTCCGCACTTCCTCGGGGACGGTCTTTTTCGGCCGCGATGCCCTCAGTTCCAAGCAGGTCTGGAGCTCCAAGGAGGGCTACCCAGGCCATCCCGACTACCGGGAATTCTACCGGGACGCGGGTTTCGACCTGAGCGAGGAGGAACTGGCCCCCTTCCTCAAGCCCGAGGGCCTGCGCCGCTTCTCCGGGCTCAAATATTTCCGGGTCACCGGGTCCGGGGACGGGAAGGAACCCTACGATCCCGGGAAGGCGCTGGAACGGGTCCGGGAACACGCCCGCCATTTCCTGGACCAAAGGCTCCAGGAGGCCCGCAAGGTCGCCCCGGCCATGGACCGGCCTCCCCTGATGGCCTGTCTCTACGACGCCGAGCTTTTTGGCCACTGGTGGTATGAAGGACCCGAGTTCCTCGCCGATCTTTTCCGGCAGAACCAGGCGCAAGGATCGCCCTTGGATTTCATCACGCCCTCGGATTACCTGGAAAGGCATCCCGACCTCCAGACCACCCAGCCCGGGTTCTCCTCCTGGGGATTGGGGGGTTATTCGGAGGTCTGGCTCAATCCCAACAACGATTGGATCTATCCGGCCCTGGCCGAGGCTTGCGACGAGATGGTCCGGCTCTCCCAACTGCACCCCAAGGCCCGGGGAACGATCCAAAGGGCGCTGGACCAAGCGGCCCGGGAATTGTTGCTGGCGCAAGCCAGCGACTGGGCCTTCATGCTCCATACGGGCAACCACGCGCCTTACGCCGAGTGGCGGGTCAAGACCCACCTGACCCGTTTCCGCCTGCTCCAGGAGGGGATCCTCCACCATTCCCTGGAGGAAGGGTTCCTGCGGGAACTGGAAGGCAAGGACAACCTGTTCCCCGGCCTGGACCACCGGGTCTTCCTCCCTTGA
- a CDS encoding hydrolase encodes MRSPYLMNRSDTALLVIDVQEKLVPKIQGREALVRNVRFLLEGAGLLGVPVLATEQYPKGLGPTLPELAEKLPPRSEKLDFSCAQVPGWVEGLKAKGIKKVLVCGIEAHVCVQQTALDLLASGLLVFLAADAVGSRFEEDRTMALKRLEQSGVVLTTSEAALFEWAGKAGTPEFKALSRLVVERDASRGA; translated from the coding sequence ATGCGAAGCCCCTACCTGATGAACCGTTCCGACACCGCGCTCCTGGTCATCGACGTCCAGGAGAAACTGGTGCCCAAGATCCAGGGCCGGGAAGCCCTGGTCCGCAATGTTCGCTTCCTCCTCGAGGGGGCGGGCCTTTTGGGCGTGCCGGTCCTGGCCACCGAACAATATCCCAAGGGCTTGGGTCCGACCCTGCCCGAATTGGCCGAGAAACTCCCGCCCCGCTCCGAGAAACTCGATTTCAGTTGCGCGCAGGTCCCCGGGTGGGTGGAGGGATTGAAGGCGAAGGGGATCAAGAAGGTCCTGGTCTGCGGCATCGAGGCCCATGTCTGCGTCCAGCAGACCGCCCTGGACCTCCTGGCCTCGGGTTTGCTGGTCTTCCTGGCGGCGGATGCGGTCGGGAGCCGCTTCGAGGAGGACCGGACCATGGCCCTCAAGCGCCTGGAACAATCGGGCGTCGTCTTGACGACCTCGGAAGCCGCTCTTTTCGAATGGGCCGGGAAGGCGGGCACCCCCGAGTTCAAGGCCTTGAGCCGACTGGTGGTCGAACGGGACGCCTCCCGCGGGGCCTGA
- a CDS encoding LacI family DNA-binding transcriptional regulator, whose amino-acid sequence MGIHPTIKDVAKKAGVSITTVSFVLNRRTDVVISEEVKKRVLAVAQELDYHPSAMAAGLAGRRTKNLGVVFYLEDKIISNQFYSFVIEGIVKEAMDKDFNLLFSYMESTYEGKASLPKIVRAKNVDGVLLIGRTEPRMVYDLQEKGLALVAIDNFPGLKAVDTIHADNRQGGMLAVEHLAQLGHKHIGHLTIAKGRPSIEQRREGWAAGMAKVGLDASAGLVLEAGALSFPAGLERTKEALKRNKKLTAVFCANDEMAAGAIRAAHELGRSVPGDLSVVGFDNIAMGSYLDPALTTVSPAKEFMGKMAVTRLLELMEAKEAAPRAQQVPVELIVRHSTGKP is encoded by the coding sequence ATGGGCATCCATCCCACCATCAAGGACGTGGCCAAGAAGGCCGGCGTCTCCATCACCACCGTTTCCTTCGTGCTCAACCGCCGCACGGACGTGGTCATCAGCGAAGAGGTCAAGAAGCGCGTCCTGGCCGTGGCCCAGGAACTGGACTACCACCCCAGCGCCATGGCGGCGGGGCTGGCGGGCCGGCGCACCAAGAACCTGGGGGTCGTGTTCTATCTCGAGGACAAGATCATCTCCAACCAGTTCTATTCCTTCGTCATCGAGGGCATCGTCAAGGAGGCCATGGACAAGGATTTCAACCTGCTCTTCTCCTATATGGAGTCCACCTACGAGGGGAAGGCCAGCCTGCCCAAGATCGTGCGGGCCAAGAACGTGGACGGGGTGCTTCTGATCGGCCGCACCGAACCCCGTATGGTCTATGACCTGCAGGAGAAGGGCCTGGCCTTGGTGGCCATCGACAATTTCCCCGGCCTGAAGGCGGTGGATACCATCCACGCGGACAACCGGCAAGGCGGGATGCTGGCCGTCGAGCACCTGGCCCAGCTGGGGCATAAGCACATCGGCCACCTGACCATCGCCAAGGGGCGGCCCTCCATCGAGCAGCGCCGGGAAGGCTGGGCGGCGGGGATGGCCAAGGTGGGCCTGGACGCTTCCGCCGGCCTGGTGTTGGAGGCAGGGGCCCTTTCCTTCCCGGCGGGGCTGGAACGGACGAAGGAGGCCCTCAAACGCAACAAGAAGCTCACCGCGGTCTTCTGCGCCAACGACGAGATGGCCGCCGGGGCCATCCGGGCGGCCCATGAGCTGGGGCGGTCGGTGCCGGGGGACTTGAGCGTGGTGGGTTTCGACAACATCGCCATGGGATCCTACCTGGACCCCGCCCTGACCACCGTGAGCCCCGCCAAGGAATTCATGGGGAAGATGGCCGTCACCCGCCTCTTGGAACTGATGGAGGCCAAGGAAGCCGCCCCCAGGGCCCAGCAGGTGCCGGTGGAACTCATCGTCCGCCATTCGACGGGGAAGCCCTAA